A region from the Phycisphaerales bacterium genome encodes:
- a CDS encoding ATP-binding protein gives MSLNPLIPTSRSATPEVRLEVTSNPIFLSGIRELVHGVCRRLGFHEANCSQVALAVDEALCNVIRHGYDKRTDGHIWMSLYPYQVTAAGQSEPDLHLQIVLEDEARQVDPATIKSRDLSDIRPGGLGVHIIKEVMDEVRYQQRSPAGMRLEMLKKQGPTAKRLECCPDPECGDKSSGSPATKNQSMKSGGCHGER, from the coding sequence ATGAGTCTCAACCCACTCATTCCGACGTCACGAAGCGCCACGCCCGAGGTGCGGCTTGAGGTGACGAGCAATCCGATCTTCCTGAGCGGAATCCGTGAGTTGGTGCATGGCGTCTGCCGGCGTTTGGGATTTCATGAGGCGAACTGCTCGCAGGTGGCGCTCGCGGTGGACGAGGCGCTGTGCAACGTGATCCGCCACGGGTACGACAAACGGACCGACGGGCATATCTGGATGTCGCTGTATCCGTATCAAGTAACCGCGGCGGGGCAGAGTGAGCCGGATCTACACCTCCAGATCGTGCTCGAGGACGAGGCGAGGCAGGTCGATCCGGCGACGATCAAGAGCCGGGATCTGAGCGACATCCGCCCGGGGGGGCTGGGCGTGCACATCATCAAGGAAGTGATGGACGAGGTGCGGTATCAGCAGCGCTCGCCGGCGGGGATGCGGCTGGAGATGCTGAAGAAGCAGGGGCCGACGGCGAAGCGACTCGAATGCTGCCCCGATCCGGAGTGTGGCGACAAGTCGAGCGGCTCACCGGCAACGAAGAACCAATCGATGAAGTCTGGAGGGTGCCATGGCGAGCGGTGA
- a CDS encoding STAS domain-containing protein — protein sequence MASGDALSVKVFNRDGAAVLAPTGEIGYQEAPAFKNHIKQAYETKPSKMVVDLTGVSYMGTPGVATLVEALQVSRKTRTPLILCSLNERVRAIFDIARLTTVFTITDTLDEAMAQ from the coding sequence ATGGCGAGCGGTGATGCATTGTCGGTGAAGGTGTTCAATCGCGATGGCGCCGCCGTGCTCGCCCCGACGGGGGAGATCGGGTACCAGGAGGCGCCGGCCTTCAAGAACCACATCAAGCAGGCGTACGAGACCAAGCCCTCGAAGATGGTCGTGGACCTGACGGGGGTGAGTTACATGGGCACGCCGGGTGTGGCGACGCTGGTCGAGGCGTTGCAGGTCTCGCGGAAGACTCGGACACCTTTGATCCTGTGCTCGTTGAATGAACGCGTGCGGGCGATCTTCGACATTGCGCGGCTGACGACCGTCTTCACGATCACGGACACGCTGGACGAGGCGATGGCGCAGTAG
- a CDS encoding ABC transporter permease, giving the protein MLDHIGRVVMLVLEAARWLWRGLVRKRVRMGRDAIVAQIVRVGVRSIFIVALVSGCVGLILAFQLAPPLDEFGQRDAVANIIAVAVLRELGPLIGAIVLTGFAGASIAAEIGTMVVSEEIEALEAHALNPVRFLVVPRVVATILSMTALGVVASFVAIVASLFISVTVLDIPLTTYIDNTLRQAKLVDFYTGVGKATVFGLLIGAIACANGLKVSGGAAGVGKATTGTVVQSVVSIVIADLLFTAIFYALKLT; this is encoded by the coding sequence TTGCTCGATCACATTGGCCGGGTCGTGATGCTCGTGCTCGAGGCGGCCCGGTGGCTGTGGCGGGGGCTGGTCCGCAAGCGCGTCCGTATGGGGCGCGACGCGATCGTTGCCCAGATTGTGCGCGTCGGTGTCCGGTCGATCTTCATCGTGGCGCTCGTGTCGGGGTGCGTGGGGCTGATCCTGGCATTCCAACTCGCCCCGCCGCTCGATGAGTTCGGGCAGCGCGATGCGGTGGCGAACATCATCGCGGTCGCGGTGCTGCGAGAACTAGGTCCGTTGATCGGGGCGATCGTGCTGACGGGGTTCGCCGGGGCGTCGATCGCGGCGGAGATCGGGACGATGGTCGTCTCGGAGGAGATCGAGGCGCTCGAGGCGCACGCGCTCAACCCGGTGCGATTCCTCGTGGTGCCGCGCGTGGTCGCGACGATCCTGAGCATGACGGCGCTGGGCGTGGTGGCGAGCTTTGTCGCGATTGTCGCCTCGCTCTTCATCTCGGTGACCGTGCTGGACATCCCGCTCACGACGTATATCGACAACACGCTGCGCCAGGCGAAACTCGTGGACTTCTACACGGGCGTGGGGAAGGCGACGGTCTTCGGGCTGCTCATCGGCGCGATCGCGTGCGCGAACGGGCTGAAGGTCTCGGGCGGGGCCGCGGGCGTGGGCAAGGCGACGACGGGGACGGTCGTACAGAGCGTCGTGTCGATCGTGATCGCCGACCTGCTCTTCACGGCGATCTTCTACGCCCTCAAGTTGACGTGA
- a CDS encoding glycosyltransferase, translating to MRVLMVNWAPIALGASMGGGVNGYAYALAHELMGRGHTLFALSSGLTYSPDAWLRRPGPTHIRRLESVEGIETYDVVNSPVVAPSWFQFRNPLGEVANLELESKILDLLRSLYLDVVHLHNIEGLTAGVIPAIKAMGAAGKRPAIVYSLHNYHTVCPQIYLIQNAARVCENFENGHACVACVNAPSHVAEIRTRVDRSLARVVFADPKVEGQDIALPVLETGARKWLAGFASTPEAARPVPERFEAPASSNAIDESVGTPFDNTIHPEPKSTREPNEYARRRFAMVRALNACDRVHAVSRFVADKFESLGVASDRIETLAIGTTMTGHATAMLDSRGKIYKPPEASNTGFSRPIRLAFLGYHNVAKGLPVLVAALESLEPSIARAFDLSVHAKDVASITPRLRRLASKLARVVVEGEYAHTDIPILVKDIDLGVVPSAWWDNGPQTVLEFLACGVPVLASNAGGIPDVITHNHNGLLFRANDVAALAETLRDLVANPSTLATLRANVTPPKSMSDHAPEIERVYADAIAHRDEPTM from the coding sequence ATGCGCGTCCTCATGGTGAACTGGGCCCCCATCGCCCTCGGCGCCTCGATGGGAGGCGGCGTCAACGGCTATGCCTACGCCCTCGCCCATGAACTCATGGGCCGTGGGCACACGCTCTTTGCGCTTTCCTCAGGGCTCACCTACTCCCCCGACGCCTGGCTCAGACGCCCCGGGCCCACCCACATCCGCCGACTCGAAAGCGTCGAGGGCATCGAGACCTACGACGTCGTGAACTCCCCCGTCGTCGCGCCGTCGTGGTTCCAGTTCAGAAATCCTTTGGGCGAGGTCGCCAACCTCGAACTCGAATCCAAGATCCTTGACCTTCTCCGCTCGCTGTATCTCGATGTCGTCCATCTGCACAACATCGAGGGGCTGACGGCCGGGGTCATCCCCGCGATCAAGGCCATGGGCGCCGCGGGCAAACGCCCCGCGATCGTCTACAGCCTCCACAACTACCACACCGTGTGCCCCCAGATCTATCTCATCCAGAACGCCGCACGCGTCTGCGAGAACTTCGAGAATGGGCACGCCTGTGTCGCATGCGTCAACGCCCCGAGCCACGTCGCCGAGATCAGGACCCGAGTCGATCGCTCCCTCGCGCGAGTCGTCTTCGCCGATCCGAAGGTGGAGGGCCAGGACATCGCGCTCCCCGTGCTCGAGACCGGGGCCAGGAAATGGCTCGCGGGGTTTGCGTCAACTCCAGAGGCCGCTCGCCCCGTTCCAGAGCGATTCGAGGCACCCGCGTCGAGCAACGCCATCGACGAATCTGTCGGCACACCTTTCGACAACACCATCCATCCCGAACCAAAGTCGACGCGTGAGCCCAACGAGTACGCCAGACGCCGCTTCGCGATGGTCCGTGCCTTGAATGCCTGCGATCGGGTCCATGCCGTCTCCCGATTCGTCGCCGACAAGTTCGAGAGCCTGGGCGTTGCCTCAGATCGAATCGAGACGCTCGCCATCGGCACGACCATGACCGGCCATGCCACCGCCATGCTCGATTCTCGCGGGAAGATCTACAAACCACCCGAAGCCTCGAACACGGGCTTCTCCCGTCCGATCCGTCTCGCGTTCCTTGGCTACCACAACGTCGCCAAGGGCCTCCCCGTGCTCGTCGCCGCGCTCGAGTCGCTCGAGCCTTCTATCGCCCGGGCCTTCGACCTCAGCGTGCACGCCAAAGATGTCGCGAGCATCACACCGCGACTCCGCCGCTTGGCCTCGAAACTCGCGCGGGTCGTCGTCGAAGGGGAATACGCCCACACGGACATCCCGATCCTCGTCAAGGACATCGACCTCGGCGTCGTTCCCAGCGCCTGGTGGGACAACGGCCCGCAGACCGTCCTCGAGTTCCTCGCCTGCGGCGTCCCCGTCCTCGCCTCCAACGCCGGCGGCATCCCCGACGTGATCACCCACAACCACAATGGCCTGCTCTTCCGGGCGAACGACGTGGCCGCCCTCGCCGAAACGCTCCGAGATCTCGTGGCCAATCCCTCAACGCTCGCCACGCTCCGAGCAAACGTGACACCTCCAAAGAGCATGAGCGATCACGCCCCGGAAATCGAGCGGGTGTACGCCGACGCCATCGCTCACCGCGACGAGCCCACCATGTGA
- a CDS encoding PH domain-containing protein has protein sequence MLAVRCDNCDVLFEVEGDKAGQKVSCPECGDVTFAPLSGRPDTPKAHSAGSKSRHRGSDNETRESVDERASAEDRAVKAGLPPARGPEVEVCVIRPSIIRSKPGTFAALCATLVIGLIGGVMALSAGLIPLGAIAITLAGLAGAWMAVWRFSIIGSYLQITTKRTVEHVGIFSKRTTEVLHRDIRNFRTSQTFWQRVFGVGTVEIDSAADANTEIVMENVPNPRRIHQMIDVYRPL, from the coding sequence GTGCTTGCTGTTCGATGCGACAACTGCGATGTTCTCTTTGAGGTCGAGGGCGACAAGGCGGGGCAGAAGGTCTCGTGCCCGGAGTGTGGCGATGTGACCTTTGCGCCCCTGTCAGGCCGACCCGACACACCCAAGGCACACTCGGCTGGATCGAAGTCTCGTCATCGTGGGAGCGACAACGAGACGCGAGAGTCGGTGGATGAGCGTGCATCGGCCGAGGACCGGGCGGTGAAGGCCGGCTTGCCGCCAGCACGCGGGCCCGAGGTCGAGGTATGCGTGATCCGTCCCTCGATCATCCGATCCAAGCCCGGGACGTTTGCCGCGTTGTGCGCGACGCTTGTGATCGGGCTGATCGGCGGCGTGATGGCTCTCTCGGCCGGCCTGATTCCCCTCGGCGCGATCGCGATCACGCTCGCCGGTCTGGCCGGCGCGTGGATGGCGGTCTGGCGATTCTCCATCATCGGGTCGTATCTCCAGATCACGACGAAGCGCACGGTCGAGCATGTCGGGATCTTCAGCAAGCGCACCACCGAGGTCCTGCACCGCGACATCCGCAACTTTCGCACGAGCCAGACCTTCTGGCAGCGTGTCTTCGGTGTGGGGACGGTCGAGATCGACTCGGCCGCCGACGCGAACACCGAGATCGTGATGGAGAACGTCCCCAACCCCCGGCGGATCCACCAGATGATCGATGTCTATCGCCCGCTTTGA
- the tig gene encoding trigger factor, which produces MSSSATQERPNTVKISDAGPSRKKIHIEIPAATVDEKLEDSMGTLVAAAALPGFRPGKAPRALVEKRFGQSVRGEAKNQLVAAAFSKAVEDHKLAVVGDPTSESLAKIDLQPGKALSFELEVEVMPEFEMPAFDGLEILKPAIEVTDEMVQKELTNLCINEGELESRESAEAGDYCTGHAIMKGKDGTEFYNIPGAVIQVPPKDKNGKGMILGVVVDDFTKQIGSPKPGADLTVKVKGPENHEVEGIRNNDLTITFKVDRVDRIVQAAPEKMAELFGVADEKALRDAIRERLSERATVEQQSLMRQQVAKHLVEEIKMDLPQRLTAQQAVRTLERRRMELMYRGVKPAEIEEHMAELRNASAAVAVRDLKLFFVLSKAAEDLKVRVDDAEVNHRIFMMARERGVRPEKLRQELIQTNQVGAVFQQIRDHKTMDAILTKAKTKDVSLDEFNKKFSDKEGDAEAKGAKSKKKS; this is translated from the coding sequence ATGTCGAGCAGCGCGACCCAGGAGCGTCCCAACACCGTCAAGATCTCTGACGCCGGCCCAAGCCGCAAGAAGATCCACATCGAGATCCCCGCCGCCACGGTGGATGAGAAACTCGAGGATTCGATGGGCACGCTCGTCGCCGCCGCCGCCCTCCCCGGTTTCCGCCCCGGCAAGGCCCCCCGGGCGCTCGTCGAGAAGCGCTTCGGGCAGAGCGTGCGTGGTGAGGCCAAGAACCAACTCGTCGCCGCCGCCTTCTCCAAGGCCGTCGAGGACCACAAACTCGCGGTGGTGGGGGACCCGACGAGCGAGTCGCTCGCGAAGATCGATCTCCAGCCGGGCAAAGCGCTCTCTTTCGAACTCGAGGTCGAGGTGATGCCCGAGTTCGAGATGCCCGCGTTCGACGGGCTGGAGATCTTGAAGCCCGCGATCGAGGTCACCGACGAGATGGTGCAGAAGGAACTCACGAATCTCTGCATCAACGAGGGCGAACTCGAGTCGCGCGAGTCCGCCGAGGCCGGCGACTACTGCACCGGGCACGCCATCATGAAGGGCAAGGACGGGACCGAGTTCTACAACATCCCCGGCGCTGTCATCCAGGTCCCGCCCAAGGACAAGAACGGCAAGGGCATGATCCTGGGCGTCGTCGTGGACGATTTCACCAAGCAGATCGGCTCGCCCAAGCCCGGCGCCGACCTCACCGTCAAGGTCAAAGGCCCTGAGAACCACGAGGTCGAGGGGATCCGCAACAACGACCTCACCATCACCTTCAAGGTCGATCGAGTGGACCGCATCGTGCAGGCGGCCCCCGAGAAGATGGCCGAGTTGTTCGGCGTCGCCGACGAAAAGGCCCTGCGTGATGCCATCCGTGAGCGCCTCAGCGAGCGTGCCACGGTCGAGCAGCAGTCGCTCATGCGGCAGCAGGTCGCCAAGCACCTCGTCGAAGAAATCAAGATGGACCTCCCCCAGCGCCTCACCGCCCAGCAGGCCGTCCGCACGCTCGAGCGCCGGCGCATGGAACTCATGTATCGCGGCGTGAAGCCCGCGGAGATCGAGGAGCACATGGCGGAGTTGCGCAACGCCTCCGCCGCCGTCGCCGTCCGCGATCTGAAACTCTTCTTCGTGCTCTCCAAGGCCGCCGAGGACCTCAAGGTCCGTGTGGACGACGCCGAGGTCAACCACCGCATCTTCATGATGGCCCGCGAGCGTGGCGTCCGCCCGGAGAAGCTCCGCCAGGAACTCATCCAGACCAATCAGGTCGGGGCCGTCTTCCAGCAGATTCGCGACCACAAGACCATGGACGCGATCCTCACCAAGGCCAAGACCAAGGACGTCTCCCTCGACGAGTTCAACAAGAAGTTCAGCGACAAAGAAGGCGACGCCGAGGCCAAGGGCGCCAAGTCCAAGAAGAAGTCCTGA
- a CDS encoding M20/M25/M40 family metallo-hydrolase, translated as MRQGTLIVGARLCSAALAIVSMSFSAVAGGDAASWAPVIEGKPAGMPDIGHSMGDAAIVEAILDEGLHRNQVMDHLSYLCEHIGPRLTGSPNALAANRWTHDKYVEWGLSNVHLEEWGTIGASFERVANTGKVLLVKPPRRESKEGDLPAEDSVEAVRDLTITTLAWTAGTPGSVRGPIVKEPKDEAEFEKVKDSLAGAWVLIQAPPSVGQRGIRNMVRTRYEMRAAARKTVAEGKTIEELAIPDRVAFAGVAGWISTSRDERIWTGAPSNWRDVDASAVVPEPHAIISGEDYDFINSRLADGEVLQAEITLDNRFLPGPAPVYNTIAEIPGTDLADEVVIISAHLDSWDTTGSQGCTDNGTGSAVTLEAARILATVGAKPRRTIRFINWTGEEQGLLGSLAYAEKHADELDRVSAVFVDDGGTNSEGGLQCLPEMVETLAAATAPVNNLFYDDVSGEALNVNIKSVETMRSGGSDHASFLKRGVPGFFWEEVGRADYAFGWHTQHDRFELAIPVYLRQSATCAAVTAYRLACAPALLPRVPLKEETKDETKDGSKTDAKPDVKSDAATRDAATSDEPKTAVPNADAPKSDTPVAPDTSSST; from the coding sequence ATGCGTCAGGGAACTTTGATCGTTGGTGCGAGGTTGTGCTCGGCCGCCCTTGCGATCGTCAGCATGTCGTTTTCTGCCGTCGCCGGCGGGGACGCGGCGTCGTGGGCCCCGGTCATCGAGGGCAAGCCCGCCGGCATGCCCGACATCGGCCACTCCATGGGCGACGCGGCGATCGTCGAGGCCATCCTCGACGAGGGTCTCCACCGCAACCAGGTCATGGACCACCTGTCGTATCTCTGCGAGCACATCGGCCCGCGGTTGACGGGATCGCCGAATGCGCTCGCCGCCAACCGGTGGACACACGACAAGTACGTCGAGTGGGGCCTTTCCAACGTGCACCTCGAGGAATGGGGGACGATCGGCGCATCGTTCGAGCGCGTCGCCAACACGGGGAAGGTGCTCCTCGTCAAGCCGCCGCGGCGTGAGTCGAAAGAGGGCGATCTGCCGGCCGAGGATTCCGTCGAGGCTGTGCGCGATCTCACCATCACCACGCTCGCGTGGACCGCGGGCACGCCGGGGAGCGTTCGTGGCCCGATTGTCAAGGAACCGAAGGACGAGGCCGAGTTCGAGAAGGTGAAGGACTCGCTCGCCGGGGCGTGGGTGCTCATCCAGGCGCCGCCCTCGGTCGGGCAACGCGGCATTCGCAACATGGTGCGCACGCGATACGAGATGCGTGCGGCGGCACGGAAGACGGTCGCCGAGGGAAAGACGATCGAGGAACTCGCCATCCCCGATCGCGTGGCGTTCGCGGGTGTCGCCGGGTGGATCTCGACGAGCCGTGATGAACGCATCTGGACGGGGGCGCCGAGCAACTGGCGTGATGTGGACGCGAGTGCTGTTGTTCCCGAGCCGCACGCCATCATCAGCGGCGAGGACTACGACTTCATCAACTCGCGACTCGCGGACGGCGAGGTCCTCCAGGCCGAGATCACGCTCGACAACCGGTTCCTCCCCGGTCCCGCTCCGGTATACAACACGATCGCGGAGATCCCCGGGACGGACCTTGCCGACGAGGTCGTGATTATCTCGGCCCATCTCGATTCCTGGGACACGACCGGTTCGCAGGGGTGCACGGACAACGGCACAGGCTCGGCTGTCACGCTCGAGGCCGCCCGCATCCTCGCGACCGTCGGCGCCAAGCCGCGGCGCACGATCCGGTTCATCAACTGGACGGGCGAGGAGCAGGGCCTTCTCGGATCGCTCGCCTACGCGGAGAAGCACGCCGACGAACTGGATCGTGTCTCCGCGGTCTTTGTCGACGACGGCGGGACCAACAGCGAGGGCGGGTTGCAATGCCTGCCGGAGATGGTCGAGACGCTCGCCGCGGCGACCGCGCCGGTCAACAACCTTTTCTATGACGACGTCTCGGGCGAGGCGTTGAACGTGAACATCAAGAGCGTCGAGACGATGCGCAGCGGCGGGAGCGACCACGCCTCATTCCTCAAGCGAGGCGTTCCCGGATTCTTCTGGGAAGAGGTCGGGCGCGCCGACTACGCCTTCGGCTGGCACACCCAGCACGACCGGTTCGAACTGGCGATTCCCGTCTACCTCCGCCAATCCGCGACATGCGCCGCGGTGACGGCGTACCGCCTCGCGTGCGCGCCGGCGCTGCTCCCGCGCGTTCCACTGAAGGAAGAGACCAAGGACGAGACGAAGGACGGTTCGAAGACCGACGCCAAGCCCGACGTGAAATCCGATGCCGCCACTCGAGACGCTGCAACGTCCGATGAGCCGAAGACGGCCGTGCCGAATGCCGACGCCCCCAAGTCCGACACTCCCGTCGCGCCCGACACGTCATCCTCAACCTGA
- a CDS encoding DUF1624 domain-containing protein gives MPPPTTRFLGRSDRVVGLDLFRGLTIAAMILVNNPGDVDRAFLPLKHAVWHGCTFADIIFPFFLFIVGVSMNLSFASRREKRTPNAVIAMGVLKRATILILIGMLLELLPGFHFSTWRLPGVLQRIGLAYALAGVFGVYLPRSPQIFWIAVSLLGWWALLRFVPVPGFESQGPPWWNEPAATIAGHIDRLLLGRNHLLMPHDGFDPEGLLATIPAAAGVTIGSVLGDIVRRERDRFRAAVVLLVVGVTMVLAGRFLGPIMPRNKQLWTSTFVLYTSGLGSCVLGLCLVAGERVRAGFGAWTRPWTALGRNAILLYIASVLLGKVVNHIHLGDATLPVSASDVLQSLVQSPGMASLLVSSIHVAIWVIVAMALDKRRLYWKI, from the coding sequence ATGCCGCCGCCAACCACGAGATTCCTGGGTCGATCCGATCGCGTGGTGGGTCTGGACCTCTTCCGTGGCTTGACGATCGCGGCGATGATCCTGGTGAACAACCCGGGCGATGTCGATCGGGCATTCCTGCCCCTCAAACACGCCGTCTGGCATGGGTGCACCTTTGCCGACATCATCTTTCCGTTCTTCCTCTTCATCGTCGGCGTCTCGATGAATCTCTCCTTCGCGTCGCGCCGCGAGAAGCGGACGCCGAACGCCGTGATCGCGATGGGCGTGCTGAAGCGTGCGACCATCCTGATCCTCATCGGCATGCTCCTGGAACTTCTCCCGGGGTTCCACTTCTCGACGTGGCGTCTGCCCGGTGTGCTCCAACGCATCGGCCTCGCCTACGCCCTCGCGGGCGTCTTCGGCGTGTATCTTCCGCGAAGCCCGCAGATCTTCTGGATCGCGGTCTCGCTCCTGGGTTGGTGGGCACTCTTGCGGTTCGTCCCCGTGCCCGGCTTCGAGAGTCAGGGCCCGCCGTGGTGGAACGAGCCGGCGGCGACGATCGCGGGACACATCGATCGCCTCCTCCTCGGACGGAACCACCTCCTCATGCCCCACGACGGATTCGATCCCGAGGGACTCCTTGCCACCATCCCCGCGGCGGCGGGCGTCACAATCGGTTCCGTGCTGGGCGACATCGTGCGTCGTGAGCGTGACCGGTTTCGTGCCGCGGTTGTCTTGCTCGTTGTGGGCGTGACCATGGTGCTCGCGGGGCGATTCCTCGGGCCGATCATGCCTCGCAACAAGCAACTCTGGACCTCGACCTTTGTGCTCTACACCTCGGGCCTCGGCTCGTGCGTGCTGGGCCTGTGCCTTGTGGCGGGCGAGCGGGTCCGCGCGGGATTCGGCGCGTGGACCAGACCCTGGACCGCGCTCGGGAGGAACGCGATCCTGCTCTATATCGCAAGCGTGTTGCTGGGCAAGGTCGTGAACCACATCCATCTCGGTGATGCGACTCTGCCCGTCAGTGCCTCTGATGTATTGCAATCCTTGGTCCAATCGCCCGGCATGGCTTCGCTCCTGGTCTCATCGATCCACGTCGCGATCTGGGTCATTGTGGCGATGGCCCTCGACAAACGCCGCCTCTACTGGAAGATCTAA